A stretch of the Papaver somniferum cultivar HN1 chromosome 6, ASM357369v1, whole genome shotgun sequence genome encodes the following:
- the LOC113286909 gene encoding phosphoacetylglucosamine mutase-like, translated as MDEHQKGMLLECASKYPIPQGVKILYGTAGFRADASILSSTVFRVGILAALRSLKTKSVIGIMITASHNQISDNGVKIADPSGGMLTQEWEPFADLLANAPDPLNLVKLIAEFAEKENISFGGDYSAEVLLGRDTRPSGESLLEAARQGINSVIGAVATDMGILTTPQLHWMVRYRNMGKSALESDYFKQISNSFRCLMNYIPEEMTASEMDELIADGANGVGGEKLEVVKKTLSGLEIQVRNSGKEGEGVLNHGVGADFVQKEKIVPSGFDQIDVGKRCASLDGDADRFVYFYVLPGSNNKIELVDGDKILSLFALFIKQQLTVLNREDGRQVHLGVVQTAYANGASTDYLKKLGLEVALTPTGVKYLHEKAYDYDIGIYFEANGHGTILFSASFLSWLETRNKELASTSEGSELQLSVKRLLAISELINQAVGDALSGVLLVEVILRHMGWSIQRWSELYQDLPSRQLKVKVMDRTAVITANAETEVVKPTGLQEAINCEVAKYTMGRSFIRPSGTEDVIRVYAEASTQEEADNLAKSVAQHVNRFLGFGSS; from the coding sequence ATGGATGAACATCAAAAAGGAATGCTATTAGAATGTGCATCAAAATATCCAATTCCACAAGGTGTAAAGATATTATATGGAACTGCTGGATTTAGAGCAGATGCATCAATTTTATCATCAACTGTATTTAGAGTTGGGATATTAGCAGCTCTAAGATCATTAAAAACTAAATCTGTTATTGGAATTATGATTACTGCTTCACATAATCAGATTTCAGATAATGGTGTTAAAATTGCTGATCCAAGTGGTGGTATGTTGACACAAGAATGGGAACCTTTTGCTGATTTACTTGCTAATGCTCCCGATCCGCTAAATCTTGTTAAGTTGATCGCGGAGTTTGCAGAGAAAGAGAACATTTCATTTGGAGGAGATTATTCTGCTGAAGTTCTTTTGGGAAGAGACACAAGACCAAGTGGTGAATCTCTTCTTGAAGCTGCAAGACAAGGAATTAATTCTGTAATTGGCGCCGTGGCTACCGATATGGGAATTCTTACTACACCACAACTCCATTGGATGGTTCGTTATCGAAATATGGGCAAAAGTGCATTAGAAAGTGACTATTTCAAACAAATCTCCAACTCTTTTAGGTGCCTAATGAATTATATACCCGAGGAAATGACCGCATCTGAGATGGATGAGTTGATTGCAGATGGAGCTAATGGAGTAGGCGGAGAAAAACTTGAAGTGGTCAAAAAAACTTTGAGCGGTTTGGAAATTCAGGTCCGCAATTCGGGTAAGGAAGGAGAAGGTGTTCTAAACCATGGAGTTGGTGCTGATTTTGTGCAGAAGGAGAAGATTGTTCCGTCTGGATTTGATCAGATTGATGTGGGAAAGAGGTGTGCAAGTTTAGATGGAGATGCTGATCGGTTTGTTTATTTCTACGTGCTACCTGGAAGTAACAACAAGATTGAACTTGTTGACGGAGATAAGATACTATCACTTTTCGCTTTATTCATCAAGCAGCAATTGACTGTTTTAAACAGGGAAGATGGTCGTCAGGTACACCTTGGCGTTGTTCAGACAGCCTACGCGAATGGAGCATCCACAGATTACCTTAAGAAGTTGGGTCTAGAAGTTGCACTTACCCCAACAGGTGTGAAATATTTGCATGAGAAGGCTTACGATTATGATATTGgaatatattttgaagcaaatggaCATGGAACAATCTTGTTCTCTGCAAGTTTCTTATCTTGGTTGGAAACAAGGAATAAAGAGCTTGCTTCTACATCTGAAGGTTCAGAACTGCAACTTTCTGTTAAGAGGCTGTTGGCAATTAGTGAATTGATCAATCAGGCAGTTGGAGATGCTTTGAGTGGGGTTCTTTTGGTGGAGGTCATCTTACGGCATATGGGATGGTCAATCCAGAGGTGGAGTGAGCTGTATCAGGATCTACCTAGTAGGCAGCTTAAGGTTAAAGTCATGGACAGAACTGCGGTTATTACAGCAAATGCAGAAACTGAGGTAGTGAAACCTACAGGTCTTCAAGAAGCAATAAACTGTGAAGTTGCTAAGTACACTATGGGAAGATCATTTATAAGGCCATCAGGTACTGAGGACGTCATACGTGTATATGCAGAGGCATcaacacaagaagaagctgataaCTTGGCCAAATCTGTGGCCCAGCATGTCAATCGTTTTCTTGGATTTGGCAGTAGCTAA